GCGTCGTATTCCACGGTAAAGCCCAGAAACCAGCCATTATCCAGCGCCGTCAGGGTCTTCACGCCCACAGGTAAATAAAAATAATTTGATTCCCGATCATATCCCAGAGCGCCGGTGGTGGAGACCTCACCGCCCAACTGGTCCCGCAGGAAGCGATAGCCCAGGCCGATATACGGCGTGAGGCGCGTGTTCGCAGAGGCGGCGATATCGTATCCGACATACCCCCGTCCTTCTAAAATGAAATCACTGATGTTATCAATGGAGCCGGTGGACACCGAGTCATAATCCACCTGGCCGTAGCTGAACCGGCCGTCCACGCCCAGCACCACCTTTTGCGGCAATCGGACGGTATAAGTCCCAAAAACACCGCCCATCACGCCCTTTTCCTCCATGACGTCAGGTTCTTCATATTTGATATACGAGATTTCCGGGCCGATTTCCCATTCCGTAACAGTTCCTCCTTGCGTTTCATTCAGATTGATGGCCGCGCCGGCAGGCAGAACGCAGATGGACAACACCGCCGTCGCCAAAGCCAAGGCCTTCCATTTTCCAGCAAACTTCAAATTACTCATTTCCATTTCTGTTCCTTTCGGTTGGGGGTATGCTCAAAACAAAGACCGTTAAATTTGAAAGTAAGGAAAAGTAAGGTGCCAAAAGTAAGGTGCCAGGTACATTTTTAGGGGACAGGCTGGTTACACTGCCTGCAGCGCATCCCTCAAATACAGCTTGAACAATCCAGAGCCAATGCCTACTCCTCTGGTAAAAAACACCTCTTCCTGGGGATCAATTCCTTTTGGCATTTCAGGAAATTCATACCCATCAACCAAGGGATCAGATATCTTCTTGAAATAAAATCCTGCAGAGCTATACGCCCATTGCTCAGGACTTTTTATCATGCCGGCTTTTACCGGATTAAACT
This sequence is a window from Candidatus Omnitrophota bacterium. Protein-coding genes within it:
- a CDS encoding outer membrane beta-barrel protein, with amino-acid sequence MSNLKFAGKWKALALATAVLSICVLPAGAAINLNETQGGTVTEWEIGPEISYIKYEEPDVMEEKGVMGGVFGTYTVRLPQKVVLGVDGRFSYGQVDYDSVSTGSIDNISDFILEGRGYVGYDIAASANTRLTPYIGLGYRFLRDQLGGEVSTTGALGYDRESNYFYLPVGVKTLTALDNGWFLGFTVEYDAFLDGKQKSELGDAIAGIDTVENNQDEGYGMRGSVQIVKTMEQYDIFVEPFVRYWNIKQSDLQAVTFNGTPIGVVGYEPKNNSTEYGVKLGMHF